Proteins from one Setaria italica strain Yugu1 chromosome V, Setaria_italica_v2.0, whole genome shotgun sequence genomic window:
- the LOC101778280 gene encoding protein ABHD11, whose protein sequence is MAASLRASSSLRSRLLSSSSGYYPWRLLLSSPVHSDAPHQTETLAFDEIQLSPEKPPTATAFVLHGLLGSGRNWRSFSRILASELHSRSPSDEWRMVLVDLRNHGRSAGIKGFDPPHNMSTAAKDLADLVKARGWPWPDVVVGHSMGGKVALDFAESCSRGVYGESAVLPKQLWVLDSVPGQVLTDNSDGEVERVLQTLASLPSSLPSRKWVVDHMLSLGFSKSLSEWIGSNLKKDNDHVTWAFDLQAAIDMFNSYRERSYWELLEHPPKDLEIAIVQAERSDRWDPDDVQRLKALAKRESKPDAGKVSLHVLPNSGHWVHVDNPKGLLEIMAPNFLSAGKN, encoded by the exons ATGGCGGCGTCTCTCCGGGCATCGTCCTCCCTCCGCTCGCGCCTcctctcgtcctcctccgggtattatccgtggcgcctcctcctctcctcaccCGTCCACTCGGACGCCCCCCACCAGACCGAAACCCTCGCCTTCGACGAGATCCAGCTGTCGCCCGAGAagccgcccaccgccaccgccttcgtCCTACACGGCCTCCTCGGCTCCGGCCGCAACTGGCGCTCCTTCTCGCGCATCCTCGCCTCCGAACTCCATAGCCGCTCCCCTTCAGACG AGTGGAGGATGGTTCTCGTGGATTTGAGGAACCATGGCAGGTCGGCCGGGATTAAGGGGTTCGACCCGCCCCACAACATGTCGACTGCCGCGAAGGATCTCGCTGATTTGGTGAAGGCCCGTGGTTGGCCATGGCCGGATGTTGTTGTGGGTCACTCTATGGGTGGGAAGGTTGCGCTAGATTTCGCAGAGAGCTGCTCACGTGGTGTGTATGGAGAGTCGGCTGTTCTTCCCAAACAG CTCTGGGTCCTAGATTCTGTCCCTGGACAAGTATTAACAGATAACAGTGATGGTGAAGTTGAACGGGTTTTGCAAACACTAGCGAGTCTTCCTTCTTCACTTCCATCACGCAA GTGGGTTGTCGACCACATGCTCAGCCTTGGATTTTCAAAATCTCTTTCAGAATGGATTGGCAGCAACTTAAAGAAGGACAATGATCATGTGACCTGGGCTTTCGATCTTCAGGCTGCCATAGACATGTTTAATTCTTACAG GGAAAGGAGCTACTGGGAACTGCTGGAGCACCCACCCAAGGATTTGGAGATTGCAATCGTGCAAGCAGAGCGCAGTGACCGATGGGACCCTGATGATGTTCAAAGGCTAAAGGCATTGGCAAAGAGGGAGTCGAAGCCTGATGCAGGGAAGGTGTCACTTCACGTTTTACCCAACTCAGGCCATTGGGTTCATGTGGATAACCCCAAGGGTCTACTTGAGATCATGGCGCCTAACTTCCTGTCAGCTGGTAAAAATTGA
- the LOC101777882 gene encoding uncharacterized protein LOC101777882 — translation MLLTRLSSSSCSSTALQRHACTTGKPPFRGAAGCWKKREKLPGFRARVAVKPPCAAPGKGGIVPAGNDDDGVSLGTVKLPGNIDVARFESLLFQWGNSLCQGANLPLPVPLKVDKVEGGIRLGFIAVDDGATQTLVYIDCLVSQAPDGSGPVFRAIRNGPMKDKEPPGEPRIMRSLLQALQKSIQIAQV, via the exons ATGTTGCTAACCCGTCTATCCAGCTCGTCCTGTTCGTCGACGGCGCTGCAGAGGCATGCGTGCACCACCGGCAAGCCCCCcttccgcggcgccgccgggtgcTGGAAGAAGCGCGAGAAGCTCCCCGGCTTCAGAGCCAGAGTGGCCGTCAAGCCGCCCTGCGCCGCGCCAGGGAAGGGCGGCATTGTCCCGGCCGGCAACGATGACGACGGGGTCAGCCTCGGCACAGTGAAGCTGCCTGGCAACATCGACGTCGCTCGCTTTGAGAGCCTACTCTTTCAG TGGGGAAACAGCCTCTGCCAAGGCGCCAACCTGCCGCTTCCGGTGCCTCTCAAG GTGGACAAGGTTGAGGGCGGCATCAGACTAGGGTTCATCGCAGTGGACGACGGCGCGACGCAGACGCTGGTTTACATCGACTGCCTGGTTTCTCAGGCCCCGGACGGCTCCGGGCCGGTGTTCCGAGCGATCAGGAACGGTCCTATGAAGGACAAGGAGCCACCTGGAGAGCCCAGGATCATGAGAAGCCTCCTTCAGGCTCTCCAAAAGTCTATTCAAATTGCACAAGTTTGA